One Antiquaquibacter oligotrophicus genomic region harbors:
- a CDS encoding YihY/virulence factor BrkB family protein translates to MKRRASALVLWVRSLLPVRVWMNLLDHNGLLLAAGMSYQALFAVFAAVYVGFSIAGIWLAGDQQTLESLVVIVSTAVPGLVGDNDGVIHVDDIVAGSAAGAGILSVTGAIALVGLVWTAIGWVTYARLAVRAVFGLERDRRNFFLLKARDLVVALGLGALLLVAAALSVLSTAALDWVFDSVGLSTAGPWYLLLARGSGFLLIFVINSAVLAALFRFLSRASIPWRRLAGGSFLGGLAMLLLQIGSSVLAGSATRNPLLATFAVFIGLLLFFRISGLITLAAASWIAVDAGDRGEKL, encoded by the coding sequence ATGAAGCGTCGTGCCTCGGCCCTCGTCTTGTGGGTGAGATCATTGCTGCCCGTTCGGGTCTGGATGAACCTCCTCGACCACAACGGGCTTCTCCTCGCCGCAGGCATGAGCTACCAGGCGCTCTTCGCGGTATTCGCCGCCGTCTACGTCGGTTTCTCGATCGCGGGCATCTGGCTCGCGGGGGACCAACAGACCCTCGAATCCCTTGTTGTCATCGTGAGCACCGCTGTCCCGGGACTTGTAGGCGACAACGACGGCGTCATCCACGTCGACGACATCGTGGCCGGGAGCGCAGCAGGCGCTGGCATCCTCAGCGTCACCGGCGCCATCGCCCTCGTCGGACTCGTCTGGACGGCGATCGGGTGGGTGACGTACGCCCGGTTGGCCGTCAGGGCGGTCTTCGGCTTGGAGCGCGACCGCCGCAACTTTTTTCTCTTGAAGGCCCGTGATCTTGTCGTGGCCTTAGGGCTCGGCGCGCTCCTGCTCGTCGCGGCCGCGCTGTCGGTGCTGAGCACCGCGGCCCTCGACTGGGTTTTCGACTCGGTTGGGCTCAGCACGGCGGGACCGTGGTATCTGCTCTTAGCCCGCGGTTCGGGATTCCTGCTGATTTTTGTCATCAACTCGGCCGTACTGGCAGCGCTGTTCCGCTTCCTCTCGCGTGCGAGCATCCCTTGGCGTCGACTGGCGGGAGGCTCGTTCCTCGGCGGTCTCGCCATGCTCCTCTTGCAGATCGGCAGCTCGGTTCTTGCTGGCAGCGCAACACGCAATCCGCTGTTGGCGACGTTCGCGGTGTTTATCGGTCTGCTGTTGTTCTTCAGGATTTCGGGCCTCATCACCCTCGCGGCCGCGTCGTGGATCGCCGTTGATGCGGGTGATCGCGGGGAGAAGCTCTAG
- a CDS encoding DUF6412 domain-containing protein, which translates to MTTAVHRLLAALGILLVLTVTAPDAGAVVFAGASLAVAALLAANIAVAVLGSREITVGYRARAHRESFSSSPEPSHPATPGRTRARAPGAFALTAF; encoded by the coding sequence ATGACGACCGCCGTGCACCGCCTCCTTGCGGCTCTCGGCATCCTCCTCGTCCTCACGGTGACGGCACCGGATGCCGGTGCCGTGGTGTTCGCCGGTGCATCGCTCGCAGTCGCGGCCCTCCTCGCAGCGAACATCGCCGTCGCCGTCCTCGGATCGCGCGAGATCACGGTGGGCTATCGTGCCCGCGCCCACAGGGAGTCCTTTTCGTCGTCACCCGAGCCGAGTCATCCGGCAACTCCCGGACGTACCCGCGCACGAGCCCCGGGAGCTTTCGCCCTGACCGCGTTCTGA
- a CDS encoding SRPBCC family protein gives MTTPSAPVSATALVSVLSHPVVAWEFVTGLDPASFYPSYGPLPAVVGVRDQSGDWTTAGQERTLLLSDGGHVVEHVTDAESPTFFAYQLSDFQRLFGVLVSGARAEWRFEKTAHGTRILWTYSFFAKPGRRLIVRAIVKAFWSPYMERVLPGIAAATPSASRRS, from the coding sequence ATGACGACCCCATCAGCACCCGTTTCGGCCACTGCGCTGGTCTCCGTGCTCAGCCATCCGGTTGTGGCGTGGGAGTTCGTCACGGGGCTGGATCCCGCGAGTTTTTATCCGTCGTACGGGCCCTTGCCGGCCGTCGTCGGTGTGCGTGACCAGTCGGGCGACTGGACAACCGCCGGGCAGGAACGCACTCTTCTGCTCTCCGACGGTGGGCACGTGGTCGAGCACGTGACGGATGCCGAGTCCCCAACCTTCTTCGCCTACCAACTCAGCGACTTCCAGAGGCTCTTCGGTGTGCTGGTCTCCGGGGCGCGCGCGGAATGGCGATTCGAGAAGACCGCCCACGGCACGCGCATCCTGTGGACGTACTCGTTTTTCGCAAAACCGGGTCGTCGCCTGATCGTCCGCGCGATCGTCAAAGCCTTCTGGTCGCCCTATATGGAGCGGGTACTGCCGGGAATCGCCGCGGCTACGCCGAGCGCATCACGTCGGAGCTGA
- a CDS encoding TetR/AcrR family transcriptional regulator → MSTPSPSRASYHHGDLRQALLSAGIELASTGGPDAVVLREATRRVGVSPNAAYRHFADREALLAAVVDAAQARLAEHIDAEFALVSASNPVDIARGHLRAVGSAYVRFALDEPGMFRTAFFVPADLEEAASPTRVGPSGRTPFELLGDSLDELVASGAMPPHRREGAEFLAWSSVHGLAMLLIDGPLRALPRPHADATTQRVIDMVEAGLTA, encoded by the coding sequence ATGTCGACTCCATCGCCATCGCGCGCCAGCTATCACCACGGTGATCTCCGGCAAGCCCTCCTCTCCGCGGGCATCGAGCTGGCGAGCACGGGCGGACCGGATGCGGTGGTGTTGCGAGAGGCGACACGGCGCGTCGGGGTGTCGCCGAATGCCGCCTACCGCCATTTCGCGGACCGCGAGGCTCTTCTCGCCGCCGTCGTTGATGCAGCGCAAGCACGGCTGGCCGAGCACATCGATGCTGAATTCGCGCTCGTGTCAGCCTCGAATCCCGTCGACATCGCACGCGGACACCTGCGTGCCGTGGGGAGCGCCTACGTGCGATTCGCCCTCGACGAACCTGGGATGTTCCGCACGGCGTTTTTTGTCCCGGCGGACCTCGAGGAGGCCGCGAGCCCGACTCGCGTGGGCCCCAGCGGCCGAACCCCGTTCGAGCTTCTCGGCGACAGCCTCGACGAACTCGTCGCGTCGGGCGCGATGCCACCCCATCGCCGCGAAGGCGCCGAATTTTTGGCCTGGTCGTCGGTCCACGGCCTCGCAATGCTCCTCATCGACGGCCCCCTGCGTGCGCTCCCCCGCCCCCATGCCGATGCGACCACACAACGGGTCATCGACATGGTCGAGGCGGGACTGACTGCATAG
- a CDS encoding VOC family protein — MLGTSPAFSGFSVNDLDAAYEFYSGVLGLDVERWEMGLLNLAIPGGAHVVIYPKPNHEPATFTVLNFPVDDVDTIVDALSGRGVVFERYEGLNQDEKGISRGKASGEGPDIAWFTDPAGNILSVLTE; from the coding sequence ATGCTCGGCACTTCTCCCGCTTTCAGCGGCTTTTCCGTGAACGACCTCGACGCTGCCTACGAGTTCTATTCGGGAGTGCTGGGATTGGACGTGGAGCGGTGGGAGATGGGGTTGCTCAATCTCGCTATCCCCGGAGGCGCGCACGTCGTCATCTATCCGAAGCCCAATCACGAGCCGGCGACCTTCACGGTGCTGAACTTTCCGGTCGACGACGTCGACACGATCGTCGATGCGCTGTCCGGGCGCGGTGTCGTCTTCGAACGCTACGAGGGACTGAACCAGGACGAGAAAGGTATCTCTCGAGGTAAGGCGAGCGGTGAGGGGCCCGATATTGCGTGGTTCACCGATCCTGCCGGCAACATCCTGTCGGTCCTGACGGAGTAG
- a CDS encoding FBP domain-containing protein, which yields MKAVDAADIRSSFVNASQGETERLPLPGLHEVMWDHREYLGWRDPQAHQRGYVVFWKDDRPVGIVLREADSALRSGIPAMCSLCRITQPSDQVSLFSAPRAGQAGRDGNTIGTYICSDLACSHLIRILPPASDMQPSPAEVLEGRIAGLLSRIDAFSSDVMRSA from the coding sequence GTGAAGGCAGTAGACGCAGCGGACATCAGATCCAGCTTCGTCAACGCCAGTCAGGGCGAGACAGAACGACTACCCCTCCCCGGCCTCCACGAAGTCATGTGGGACCATCGCGAGTACCTCGGGTGGCGCGACCCGCAAGCTCACCAACGCGGCTACGTCGTGTTCTGGAAGGATGACCGCCCCGTCGGCATCGTTCTTCGCGAGGCCGACTCCGCCCTACGATCGGGCATCCCGGCCATGTGTTCGTTGTGCAGGATCACCCAACCGAGCGATCAGGTTTCGCTCTTCTCCGCCCCGAGGGCCGGCCAAGCTGGCCGTGACGGCAACACGATCGGAACGTACATCTGTTCCGATCTGGCGTGCTCGCACCTCATCCGCATCCTGCCTCCGGCGTCCGACATGCAGCCGTCCCCCGCCGAGGTGCTCGAAGGACGCATCGCCGGGTTGTTGTCGCGAATCGACGCTTTCAGCTCCGACGTGATGCGCTCGGCGTAG
- a CDS encoding ATP-binding cassette domain-containing protein: MSAPSGRVDTVNIAHSPNESSPSIADSHHVIRVRGARENNLRDISVDIPKRRLTVFTGVSGSGKSSLVFGTIAAESQRLINETYSAFVQGFMPSLGRPDVDSLENLSAAIIVDQERMGANSRSTVGTATDVNAMLRIVFSRLGEPHIGPSFYYGFNAPEGMCPRCEGLGHVTDIDLAELFDDSKSLSEGAITIPGYNVDGWMVRGFTESGFVPADVPIKDFTEQQRQDFLYKEPVKVAVSGFNMTYEGLVPKVQKSILSKDKDSVQPHIRAFIDRAVTFQPCPECEGTRLNEAARSSKINGKSIADCSRMQVSDLAEFIRGISDPQVGPLLAPLQQTLDSLVEIGLGYLSLDRTSGSLSGGEAQRVKMVRHLGSSLTDVSYIFDEPTIGLHPHDIERMNNLLRRLRDKGNTVLVVEHKPETIAIADHVIDLGPRAGVGGGTIQYEGTVDGLRSSDTLTGRHLDDRVRLRETPRTHQGYLEIRGATRHNLKNVDVDIPLGVLTVVTGVAGSGKSSLIHGSIPRGENVVTVDQSAIRGSRRSNPATYTGLLDPIRTAFAKANGVKPALFSANSEGACPNCNGNGVIYTDLAMMAGVATVCEACGGKRFQPQVLEYTLNGKNIAEVLAMSVAEAEEFFGSGPAHAILTRMADVGLGYLSLGQPLTTLSGGERQRLKLAIHMADKGGIYVLDEPTTGLHLADVEHMLGLFDRLVDSGKTVIVIEHHQAVMAHADWIIDIGPGAGHDGGSVVFEGTPQELVATATTLTGKHLKDYVGG, translated from the coding sequence ATGTCGGCGCCCTCTGGCAGAGTGGACACCGTGAACATCGCGCACTCCCCCAACGAATCCAGCCCCTCGATCGCCGATAGCCACCACGTCATCCGGGTTCGCGGAGCACGCGAGAACAACCTTCGAGACATCTCGGTCGACATTCCCAAACGACGGTTGACGGTCTTCACGGGAGTCTCCGGCTCCGGTAAATCCTCGCTCGTGTTCGGCACCATCGCCGCGGAGTCGCAGCGTCTCATCAACGAGACCTATTCCGCCTTCGTACAGGGATTTATGCCGAGCCTCGGTCGCCCCGACGTGGATTCGCTCGAGAACCTCAGTGCCGCGATCATCGTCGATCAGGAACGTATGGGAGCGAACTCGCGCTCCACGGTCGGCACCGCGACCGACGTCAACGCCATGCTGCGCATCGTCTTCAGCAGACTGGGCGAACCGCACATCGGTCCGTCGTTCTACTACGGCTTCAACGCACCGGAGGGCATGTGTCCACGATGCGAGGGGCTCGGCCACGTGACCGACATCGACCTCGCTGAGCTGTTCGACGACAGCAAGAGCCTCAGCGAGGGCGCCATCACCATTCCCGGCTACAACGTCGACGGGTGGATGGTGCGCGGCTTCACCGAATCGGGTTTTGTTCCCGCGGATGTTCCCATCAAGGACTTCACGGAGCAACAGCGCCAAGACTTCCTCTACAAGGAGCCCGTCAAGGTCGCGGTGAGCGGCTTCAACATGACGTACGAAGGCCTCGTGCCGAAGGTGCAGAAGAGCATCCTGTCGAAAGACAAAGACTCAGTTCAGCCGCACATCCGCGCCTTCATCGACCGGGCTGTGACGTTCCAACCGTGTCCGGAGTGCGAGGGGACCCGGCTCAACGAGGCTGCCCGGTCGTCGAAGATCAACGGAAAAAGCATTGCCGACTGCTCACGCATGCAAGTGAGTGACCTCGCCGAGTTCATTCGCGGCATCTCCGACCCGCAGGTGGGACCGCTCCTCGCGCCACTGCAGCAGACCCTCGATTCGCTGGTCGAGATCGGACTCGGGTACCTGAGCCTCGATCGAACCTCGGGGTCGCTCTCGGGTGGTGAGGCCCAGCGGGTGAAGATGGTGCGACACCTCGGGTCGTCTCTGACGGACGTGAGCTACATCTTCGACGAGCCGACCATCGGGCTGCATCCGCACGACATCGAGCGGATGAACAACCTCCTCCGTCGCCTTCGCGACAAAGGCAACACCGTGCTCGTGGTCGAGCACAAGCCGGAGACGATCGCGATCGCCGACCACGTAATCGACTTGGGGCCGCGGGCAGGGGTTGGCGGCGGCACAATTCAGTACGAGGGTACGGTCGACGGGCTCCGATCCAGCGACACCCTTACCGGCCGCCACCTCGACGATCGCGTGCGGCTTCGCGAAACACCTCGAACCCACCAGGGCTACCTCGAGATTCGAGGGGCGACACGTCACAATCTCAAAAACGTCGATGTGGACATTCCGCTCGGTGTTCTCACCGTCGTGACCGGTGTGGCTGGCAGCGGCAAGAGTTCTCTCATCCATGGTTCGATCCCGCGGGGAGAGAACGTGGTCACCGTCGACCAGTCCGCTATTCGCGGATCGCGACGGAGCAACCCCGCGACGTATACCGGTCTGCTTGATCCGATCCGCACCGCCTTTGCCAAGGCGAACGGTGTGAAGCCCGCCCTGTTCAGTGCCAACTCCGAGGGCGCCTGCCCGAATTGCAACGGCAACGGCGTCATCTACACCGACCTCGCCATGATGGCGGGCGTCGCGACAGTGTGCGAAGCGTGTGGTGGCAAAAGGTTCCAGCCCCAGGTGCTCGAGTACACACTGAACGGTAAAAACATCGCGGAGGTGCTCGCCATGTCCGTGGCCGAGGCCGAGGAGTTCTTCGGCTCGGGTCCCGCCCACGCCATCCTCACGCGTATGGCCGATGTCGGACTGGGCTACCTGAGCCTCGGGCAACCGCTCACGACCCTCTCCGGCGGCGAACGTCAACGACTGAAGCTCGCTATCCACATGGCCGACAAGGGCGGCATCTACGTGCTCGACGAACCAACGACCGGGCTGCACCTGGCCGACGTCGAGCACATGCTGGGACTCTTCGACCGCCTCGTCGACTCCGGCAAAACCGTGATCGTCATCGAACACCACCAAGCCGTCATGGCACACGCAGACTGGATCATCGATATCGGGCCAGGTGCCGGCCACGACGGAGGATCGGTCGTTTTCGAAGGCACCCCGCAGGAGCTTGTCGCGACGGCGACGACCCTGACGGGTAAACATCTGAAGGACTACGTCGGAGGCTAG
- a CDS encoding YihY/virulence factor BrkB family protein: MKERITRLIAWVTGLFPVRVFTHFGERNGPVLAAGMSYQALFAVFAAVYVGFSIAGIWLLGQPGAMDSLLAIVNSTIPGLVGDDGVITPDDLAAAGAASAGLLTWTGAIALIGLILTATGWISFARLSVRAVFGLPRETRNPALVMALDILVAIAVGVLLLVASVLSVASTAALDWVFGAIGLATESIGYVVLARVIGLVLVLAINTAVLVMLFRFLSSAAVGWRYLVRGALVGGAGMLVLQLASSLLASGASSNPLLATFAVLIGLLLFFRLLNTVILVAASWIAVGAEDRHEQLAPRASVVSDADDLVAARARVVEARRAYASAPLLRRRGAARRVRQAEDRLVDLVVDDTGTLAGVS, from the coding sequence ATGAAGGAGCGCATCACGCGACTTATTGCCTGGGTGACCGGGCTCTTCCCCGTGAGAGTGTTCACTCACTTCGGCGAGCGGAATGGACCCGTGCTCGCGGCGGGAATGAGCTATCAGGCACTCTTCGCCGTGTTCGCGGCCGTTTACGTCGGATTCTCCATCGCCGGCATCTGGTTGCTCGGCCAACCGGGCGCGATGGACTCCCTCCTCGCCATCGTCAACTCGACGATTCCCGGCCTCGTGGGGGACGACGGTGTCATCACCCCCGACGATCTTGCGGCCGCGGGCGCCGCGAGTGCCGGCCTGCTCACGTGGACGGGGGCGATCGCCCTCATCGGGCTCATCCTGACCGCGACGGGGTGGATCAGCTTCGCGCGGCTCTCCGTCCGTGCCGTCTTCGGACTACCCCGCGAGACCAGAAACCCGGCGCTCGTCATGGCTCTCGACATCCTTGTCGCCATCGCCGTCGGTGTGCTCCTTCTTGTGGCCTCCGTACTGTCGGTGGCGAGCACCGCGGCGCTCGACTGGGTCTTCGGCGCCATCGGACTTGCCACCGAGAGCATCGGGTACGTGGTGCTGGCACGCGTTATCGGACTGGTGCTCGTTCTTGCGATCAACACTGCCGTTCTGGTGATGTTGTTCCGCTTCCTCTCGAGCGCGGCCGTCGGCTGGCGCTACCTCGTGCGGGGTGCACTTGTTGGCGGGGCCGGGATGCTCGTGCTGCAGCTGGCCAGCTCGCTTCTGGCCAGCGGCGCCTCCAGCAACCCGCTGTTGGCCACCTTCGCCGTGCTCATCGGTCTCCTGCTGTTCTTCCGGCTCCTCAACACCGTGATACTCGTCGCGGCGTCGTGGATTGCCGTTGGTGCGGAAGACCGTCACGAGCAACTCGCGCCCCGGGCATCCGTCGTATCGGACGCCGACGACCTGGTCGCGGCGCGCGCACGCGTCGTGGAGGCTCGGCGCGCATACGCGTCCGCGCCGCTGCTGCGCCGTCGCGGCGCCGCACGGCGGGTGAGACAGGCCGAAGACCGGCTCGTCGACCTCGTCGTTGACGATACGGGTACGCTCGCGGGAGTCAGCTGA
- a CDS encoding glucose-6-phosphate dehydrogenase yields MTSRIDTLVILGAGGDLTSRLLLPGIASYLASRDAQSVEIIGVDREDFSAAQWHKRISTAFASAPSALGTRVADASSYLRGDATNPDDLARVLAAAKGRVALYFALPPAVAELACRALSTMTLPAGITLVLEKPFGTDLRSAAALNRLLQTMVPEKQIFRVDHFLGKSTVLNLIGLRFANRIFEPLFSRDNVEKVEIIADESLGLEHRAGYYDHAGALEDMIQSHLLLVLALAAMEPPASLDAEDLRGSMAQVLRATRPWRKNGTSSRRARYGAGSVDGRRMPAYIDEDGVDPRRKTETLAQVTLAIDNWRWEGVPFIVRSGKALAESRQEVIVTFKEVPHLPAGLTGVASPSRLRVSLKPATLDLDLVVNGEGDPFTLDQSILHAELGEAELSAYGEVLADVLEGSSVISVRGDVAEQCWRIVEPVMKAWSKDLVPLETYPAGSLGPSEW; encoded by the coding sequence GTGACCAGCCGTATCGATACTCTCGTCATCCTCGGAGCGGGCGGTGACCTCACCTCACGCCTCCTCCTCCCCGGCATTGCCTCTTACCTCGCGTCGCGCGATGCGCAGTCGGTCGAGATCATCGGGGTCGACCGCGAGGATTTCTCCGCAGCTCAGTGGCATAAGCGGATCTCGACGGCCTTCGCGTCAGCGCCGTCGGCACTCGGCACTCGTGTCGCCGACGCGAGCAGCTACCTGCGAGGGGATGCCACGAACCCCGACGATCTCGCTCGTGTACTCGCCGCGGCGAAAGGCCGCGTGGCGCTCTACTTCGCTCTGCCACCGGCGGTCGCAGAGCTCGCGTGCCGCGCCCTCTCGACGATGACCCTGCCCGCCGGAATCACGCTCGTGCTCGAGAAACCCTTCGGCACCGATCTGCGCTCGGCCGCGGCCCTCAACCGCCTGCTCCAGACGATGGTGCCGGAGAAGCAGATCTTCCGCGTCGACCACTTCCTCGGGAAGTCGACTGTGCTGAATCTCATCGGACTCCGATTCGCCAATCGCATCTTCGAGCCGCTGTTCTCGCGCGACAACGTCGAGAAGGTCGAAATCATCGCTGACGAAAGCCTCGGTCTCGAACATCGGGCAGGCTACTACGACCACGCGGGTGCCTTGGAGGACATGATCCAGAGCCATCTGCTCCTCGTGCTCGCGCTCGCGGCGATGGAGCCACCCGCGAGCCTCGACGCTGAGGATCTTCGCGGTTCCATGGCCCAGGTCCTTCGTGCGACGCGTCCTTGGCGCAAGAACGGAACATCCTCCCGTCGGGCACGCTACGGCGCGGGTAGCGTCGACGGGCGACGGATGCCCGCCTACATCGATGAGGACGGCGTCGACCCGCGCCGCAAGACCGAGACCCTTGCCCAGGTGACGCTCGCGATCGACAACTGGCGGTGGGAGGGTGTGCCGTTCATCGTCCGCTCGGGCAAGGCGCTCGCGGAGTCGCGGCAGGAGGTGATCGTGACGTTCAAGGAGGTCCCGCACCTTCCCGCCGGGCTCACGGGTGTGGCGAGTCCGAGTCGTCTGCGGGTCTCGCTCAAGCCCGCGACACTCGATCTCGACCTCGTGGTCAACGGGGAGGGCGACCCCTTCACTCTCGACCAGTCGATCCTCCACGCCGAGCTCGGCGAGGCGGAGTTGAGCGCCTACGGCGAAGTTCTGGCCGACGTGCTCGAGGGGTCCTCGGTGATCTCGGTGCGTGGCGACGTCGCCGAGCAGTGTTGGCGGATCGTCGAACCGGTCATGAAGGCCTGGAGCAAAGACTTGGTTCCGTTGGAGACCTACCCAGCAGGTTCTCTCGGGCCGTCAGAGTGGTAG
- a CDS encoding HhH-GPD-type base excision DNA repair protein — MTLHITGDPAADALLTDNPFALLTGMMLDQQVTMETAFAGPLKLEQRLGQLSAASIAGTDPDRLVAAFKESPSVHRFPGSMAERLQALAQALVADWDGDAAALWTRGNPDGAEVFRRLRTLPGFGEQKSKIFLALLGKQYGFTGEGWRDSSSPYGDEGTTMSVADIVDSDSLAKVRETKKAAKAAAKAR, encoded by the coding sequence ATGACGCTGCACATCACGGGCGATCCGGCAGCGGATGCCCTCCTCACCGACAATCCGTTCGCGCTGCTCACCGGCATGATGCTCGATCAGCAGGTGACGATGGAGACGGCCTTCGCCGGGCCGCTCAAGCTGGAGCAACGCCTCGGGCAACTCTCAGCGGCCTCCATTGCGGGTACTGATCCCGATCGTTTGGTTGCCGCCTTCAAAGAATCCCCATCGGTCCACCGTTTCCCGGGTTCCATGGCTGAACGGCTGCAGGCACTCGCGCAGGCGCTGGTCGCCGACTGGGACGGCGATGCTGCCGCACTGTGGACGCGCGGTAACCCGGACGGGGCAGAAGTCTTCCGTCGACTCCGAACGCTGCCGGGATTCGGCGAGCAGAAGTCGAAGATCTTCCTCGCCCTCCTCGGTAAGCAATACGGGTTCACCGGTGAGGGGTGGCGCGATTCATCCAGCCCCTACGGTGACGAGGGAACAACGATGTCGGTGGCCGACATCGTCGACAGTGACTCCCTCGCGAAAGTTCGTGAGACCAAGAAGGCGGCCAAAGCGGCGGCCAAGGCGCGATGA
- a CDS encoding YidC/Oxa1 family membrane protein insertase — protein MDLYSFPPIAAALDAAHSVITWLIAALTPFAAGAAPTLSIVLLTVVIRSLLLPASVAAFRGDLERRRLAPRIAELRTRYSKNPEMLQRKTMELYARERVSPFAGILPLLIQLPVLSLVYGLFVLPTINGHANGLLAETFAGVPLSSSFVGLVGGGSDPLHLAVVGSLLALIALVVWLSRRYAAPIAPQPDVASPGLGAITRVLGFLPFVTVVFAAVVPLAATVYLATTTTWTFVERQVMRRALDPNRRMRGSESTA, from the coding sequence GTGGATCTTTACTCGTTCCCTCCCATCGCCGCCGCCCTTGATGCGGCTCACAGTGTCATCACGTGGCTCATCGCTGCTCTTACACCCTTCGCAGCGGGTGCCGCTCCCACTCTCTCCATCGTTCTCTTGACCGTCGTCATCCGGTCTCTCCTGCTTCCCGCGAGCGTCGCGGCGTTCCGGGGTGACCTGGAGAGGCGTCGGCTCGCTCCGCGTATCGCCGAACTTCGGACCCGCTATTCGAAGAACCCCGAAATGCTTCAGCGCAAGACCATGGAGCTCTACGCGCGGGAGCGCGTGAGTCCCTTCGCCGGGATCCTGCCGCTCCTCATCCAGCTGCCCGTGCTGTCCCTGGTCTACGGACTTTTTGTTCTGCCGACCATCAACGGCCACGCGAACGGATTGCTCGCCGAGACGTTCGCCGGGGTGCCGCTCTCGTCGTCGTTTGTTGGCCTCGTTGGTGGTGGGTCGGATCCTCTTCACCTGGCCGTCGTGGGATCGCTGCTCGCACTCATCGCGCTCGTCGTGTGGCTATCGCGTCGATATGCAGCGCCGATCGCCCCACAACCCGATGTGGCATCGCCCGGCCTCGGTGCAATCACTCGGGTCCTCGGTTTTCTGCCCTTTGTGACGGTCGTCTTCGCCGCCGTCGTGCCACTCGCGGCGACCGTATACCTGGCGACAACAACAACGTGGACGTTCGTCGAACGACAGGTCATGCGCAGGGCCCTGGACCCAAACCGGCGGATGCGCGGCTCCGAATCGACAGCATGA